From one Cynocephalus volans isolate mCynVol1 chromosome X, mCynVol1.pri, whole genome shotgun sequence genomic stretch:
- the LOC134367333 gene encoding small ribosomal subunit protein uS12-like encodes MGKCRGLRTARKLRSHRRDQKWHDKQYKKAHLGTALKANPFGGASHAKGIVLEKVGVEAKQPNSAIRKCVRVQLIKNGKKITAFVPNDGCLNFIEENDEVLVAGFGRKGHAVGDIPGVRFKVVKVANVSLLALYKGKKERPRL; translated from the coding sequence ATGGGCAAGTGTCGCGGTCTTCGTACTGCCAGGAAGCTCCGTAGTCACCGACGGGACCAGAAGTGGCATGATAAGCAGTACAAGAAAGCCCATTTGGGTACAGCCTTGAAGGCTAATCCTTTTGGAGGTGCTTCCCATGCAAAGGGAATTGTGCTGGAAAAAGTAGGAGTTGAAGCCAAACAACCAAATTCTGCCATCAGGAAGTGTGTCAGGGTCCAGCTGATCAAGAATGGCAAGAAAATCACAGCCTTTGTACCCAATGATGGTTGCTTGAACTTTATCGAGGAAAATGATGAAGTTCTGGTGGCTGGATTTGGTCGAAAAGGTCATGCTGTTGGTGACATTCCTGGAGTCCGCTTTAAGGTTGTCAAAGTAGCCAATGTCTCCCTTTTGGCCCTATACAAAGGCAAGAAGGAAAGACCAAGATTATAA